The Brassica oleracea var. oleracea cultivar TO1000 chromosome C7, BOL, whole genome shotgun sequence sequence TAGAAATTAGTGTGTTTGCATGATACTTATGACTGGTTAACCACCAAATACAACATCGATTAAATAATAAATTAACAAAATTTATATTTTATATAATTATAAAATATTAAAGATCATAATATTATAGTAAATTTGAAAATTATATTTTATACAATTATATTTTAAATTTTTAAAAATTATAGAAAATAATTTTATTTTCAAAATTTATAATATAACTTAAAATATAATAGATATATTTTAGTATTTTAATTATTTCAATTAAAAAAATTATTTTATTTTTATTTTTCTATTTATTGTTTAAAAAAAAATACCCTTTCGCAACCGCGCTAGCTGAACCAACTTTTGTATTTAAACGGTTTAGAACAGTTTGAGTAATTGTTGCAAAACGCCAACAACCGCTACCAACCGTAAAAGCTGTTTTTGCGAATGGTAGCAGAGAAACCCGTCATGCCCTCGGTAAAGTTTTCTCAAATACCTTGCAGGAGAAGTTTCGCTGCAACAAGTCTTCAAGCATTCTACATTACAATCTGGATTGGGATCTAAGAAGAACGCCACCTATCCACGAAAAAAACTTCTCCTTAAGACTAATTGTTTTTACACAAAAATTTAACAATTTGTATATAAATTAGAAAGAAGAAGAAGTTACCGAGTAGCGCTCTTTTCCCACCGGCATCACTCTGTGCAACGTAGACCTAAACTTCCATTGCAAGAAAACACGACATGTTTCTTCTATTCAGACAACCCAGAAACCAAACTCACTTCAATACTAACAAACAAAATTGGTCGAAGTTTACCGGAACAATCCATTGGTCCATCTCTCCATCAAATCACCAATGTTGACGATAAACGCCCTAGGGTTAACGAAAGTTCCAGAATTTTTCAACAATTGTTTCTAACCAACAGACCTACAAAATCAAGGTAGGTAGAAGCTAGACTTACCCTCTGAGTCTAGGGACATCTTCCCAAATGCGTGGTTGTTTCGATTTGTCTCTACAAACCTAAGAGTTCACAGACAGTGTAAGAACTTTAGGTTACTAAGAGAAATAGTATGACAAGAATCAAGAGACATGTATACCTGAAGTCCTGGAACTTCATCAGTCAAAAGAAGAGTGACCGTTCCATAATCCGAGTGAGCTGAGGCACCATATGTTTCTACATCCGACGAAATCACTTCACCTATAATCATTAGAGGAGAAGAGATCAAAACCTGACTCCAACACCTGAATTATGTCTCAAGTTTCCACTGATTACATTATGTTTTGGATAAATGTGCCTCTGCTATGTTAAGGTCCAAGTCTTAACAGAATTAACCGAAATTTGATGTACAGACATACCTGGATAACGTATGAGGCGAACAACTGCTGCAGGATCATTCAAGGCTCCAATTTTAATGAAGAAGTCCTCATCTAAATCCAGTGCCAAGGCAACCAAGCCGAGCAACTTTCTACCCACGGACCTTAAAGCAGCGAAGCAAGATATTAAACGCAACTAGCAAACTGATCTAGGAAAAGTAATATGGAAGCTAAAAGAGATAAAAATAAGTTGAAAATAATATTATTTCAAGAATACACGAAAACCTGCGATCAAGGTCCAAATCTAACTAACTTTTGAAATGGAATTGAGATCGAGAGGCAGTGTGTTGTTTAAGATTAACTTTGCAGAAGGAAAAATGCTTACATGACATTCTTGTAATAACATTCCATGGTTTGCCTCCATGATGGCAATAGATCTTCACAATACACATAACCAGTGAGAGAGGTAAAGACAAAAAAATATTTGGATAAAAACCTATGAAAGGAACAGGTAGCAAGAAAATACTTTCAGAAGGCCATTGATTTGGGTAACGCTGACCGCGAACGCCTTCTGAAGAGCCAAGAAAAAAGCTTTCCTTGGAATCGCCTAACAAAGAAAGAGAGTTTTAAATTATGACCTTAGAAACAGAACCGGTCATGGGTATAGCGAGATGAAACATTGCTTTAAGTTTTGGTGATTATAGAATTCTTAAGAGTTTAAATTTTAGTTGTTAATTAATTTGGTCCCCAAACTACCTAAAAATATATATACTAATTGTTTAGTAATTGTTTCAAATCCCATAAATGATAAATCTAAGGACCCGCTCTGCTCAGAAAGCCATATGCAAAATGTGAAAACATGAGCAAAACCTATGGTGGTCAAGGACGTGTCGAGTTTCTCAGCATACAGTGGAGTATAACCGAGAAAATCACGGTGTAGTGAATCCATCTTATCCTCTAGCGGGAGATTGAAGAATCTTTTGCTCTCCCTGAAAACCCCTTCCATCAATTCTTCCGGGATGCCATGATTTTTAACATAGAAGAACCCATGTTCCACACATGCCTTATATAACACAGACAAATAACATCAAACAGTTTATTAGTATAGAGACATGATCTCAACATTCAAGCAAACAAACACCTCAATTTTCGTCAATTGATGCTATAGGTACTAGTCATATGACTCCTGTGATAGGAGTCCTATCATCACCGTTACTTGCTACTATTGTCATTTACTACTACTCTGACTCTTGTAAACAAATAACAGAGATAGAGAGAAGATAAGAATAAGAACCCGGCGAATCAACCGTGCAGTGGTGATTTTGTCCGGTGAAGAAATATCAACGATCGGGAGTACAAGTGACGTCTCCATTTTCGTAATCTCTTATCGTTTCGTGACTCATACGGTGCAAAATACTAGTAATAGGAATATAGAGTTGAATGTTCTATCTTTTTAACGTCATGTCATCACTGTGTGACTGATTAACTTACACATCATCTCAGCTTATACGGTGCAAAATAATTGAATAAAATATCTGCGAATATAGTAGGCCATAATGGGCCTATCGGATATTTTACTTCACAGATTAAGCCCATTTAGTCATGAGGCTCATCTCATAATATTTAAGGTTTTAAGTTTTAACATTAGACAGTTTTGTTTTAATTTAAGAAAGTCTCCAGCTTCTCAGTAGCTAGAATATGAGGTAAGGTATATTACTTTACAAGTTCTGTTTCGTATATCAAGATGGCATATATTGTTATGGTTATTAACATCATAAACTACAATAATTTTTTTTTAAAAAAACATCGTAAGCTATATAAACGTACGGTAATACGGTTTTTACTTCTGATACATACATAAAAAAAGTCAATTAGTTTTATGTAAAAAAAAGACAGATTATTTTAGTATTAAAAGATTATGACAAACAATGCAGACTTCATAGATCCGAAACAAAGAGACACTTATGTATTCTGCAATAAATTGCATAGTCTGGGATTCGAACCCCAGATCTGGATGTAGAAGCCTTTAAACCTTAACCATTAGGATACGGTGCTTCCACAACTCCGTATCACTTTAAGTGATGTTTAACATTTTTATTTTGTTTCGTGATGTTTTCATAATTCTAGATAAAATTTAATGCCATTTGAAACTTGTGTCTATTACAAAATATTACGTTTTTTTCTTATTGGTTGAATTAGTTGTATTTAATGTTATTTTATATGATCAAGATAACACCTTAAACATCATTTAAGGTGATACAGAAGGAGTATTATACATGGGAAACGTTTCGGAAACGTCGCTTAAGTGCCATACCCGAGAATCATAGAAATGATTCAAACTTTACGAATACACAAAGCAGTGAAATCTATGACGTCGGAAGTTTTTTGTATGTTGAAATGTTTTTTTTTTTTTGTAAAATATTAAGATTATTATACCAAATTTTTTTAATTTTTTACGGAATAACACAGCAGAAGTACAATAATGAAACTGAACAGAACACCTAAAGCAGTGAAATTTAAATAAAAGAAGACGGGTCCAAAGAGGGACCGACATTAACGTTGCAGTGACAGACCTATGCAAAGACATGAGCGGAACGAGTTCCTAGTTGCCGCGAACCGGAGAGAAAGGCGCCCTCATACCTTAAAGCACCGGGTCCTACAGCTTCCAAGAAACCCTCTCATCAACACCTTCACAAAGAATCAAACGTCTCGCATCCGCAAGCCTATCCAACGTCACACCACCGGCAGCCCGAGAAAGAGTCCACAACCGGCGATGTCGTCGTTCAGGACTAGAGTCTGGAGATTGCTGCCTCCATTCCCCGGACCCGAGACCGTATACATCCTTTTAACCCACCGCCGCAATGAGATAGGTCGGGCACACCTCCTCCGGAGAAGTGACCTTTGAACTAGCAAGAAGAAAAACGAACGCAAAGCTAGCACCTTTCCACTCTGCGGAACCAATCCGCTTTCACCGAAGCGCAACCGCCGGGAGGTGACGAAAGGACAGAGCCGGTGATGAGGAGAGCCACACCATGGAACCTACTCCAACTCTGGGGAAACGCAAAAACCACACTCGCCGAGAGGATCTCGACAAACGGGGGATACATCACCACCACGTGCCGCCACAGGAGAGAACCAAAAGGGAAGGACAACGACCAACCCTAGAACTCACCACACGCTTCCTCCGGAGACCACCAGAGAACACAAAGAGGAGCAGAGAAGCATGAGATCCACAGATCTACAAACGCCAAGCCCAAAGAGAACCCGCCACCGTGAAGCCAACAACCACGCTCCACCTATATTCCACGTCTCACACGCCACCATCTCGAAGAGATCTGGTCAGAGAAAGGAAAACGTCACCGAACAGAGATCCCATAACAAACCGGAGAAAACACGAGGGGAGTGGAGACCGTCCTCAAGCCCACCAAGAACCACCACGCATACACCGGATCTGCACCAGGAACCGCTGGATCTGAAATGGAGACACCTCGACCAAATCCAACCCTAGCCGCAAGGAGAAGACAACATACAGTACAAGAAAACGTCACATATATAGCATGAGGAAAACGCTATTGCAGGATAGCACAACATTATGGCGAACGCTGTGTATGCCCCCGCAATCTTTTCTCTAGCACTTTATATAGCGTTTTTACATTTGCAATGTTAAAATATTAGTTTGATAGCGTTTATTAGTTATGCAATTATATAACTTATAATTGTAGATAATAATTGCTGTAATAGCATTATTAAAAATTAAAAAAAAATATAAAATATAAAAATACAGATATAAATATATTAAAATTTTTAAATATTGAAATTGTTTACAAAATAACCTAAACCAAAACTAAACCAGAAACCTAAACCTACATATTATAGTGCCTCTACCACCGTCAATCTTAGGCAACACTGGCACTTTTTTTTTTCTCCTCCTCTCCTTGTGAATGACTCGGGAAAATCAGAATTTCTTGTCTTCTTATACTCAACCTTGCGCTTATCATCCTTCAAGAGTCTTCTCCTGCAATATTGTACAACTCAAAGGTCAATAAGCATGTAACACAATACATAACTATAATCAGCTATAGATTAAAGAACGTACAGAATCAGACAAGGATTTCAACTTCTCTACACCAGCTTTTCCAACCTGTTAACCATTCAATTTCATAGTGAGTATATAGCTATCCTATGGGACAACACATCAAATCGAAACCAAAGCAAAGAAGAAACACTCACAGCAGCAACAGACTTGTTGTTGGGATGTTACTTCTTGTAAGTCTAACGGAAGTCCTCCCTTCAGATAACAAAGCTAGAAACAGATGGAGCTTGGACGTTAATTACTCCAACCTTGATGTCTTCCAGTCACACACCGGAGCTTGGACCTTCTCCACTCTAACCTAATGTCCCTGAGGCTAACGACCCACCGCTTTTGCTACCTCCTCCTCCATCAAGCTTATCTGCCTTGTCCACCTTCATGTAACAAGAAAAAAAATCGATCTTTTAGATTTAAAAACATGTCTCAAAGAAAATAATATGCTGTCTCTTAGCAGCTGAAACAAGAGTTGCATAGAACATGAAGATACAAAATATCTTTAATCAGCATCCTTGTCATTAAGTAGAAGCATCAACTAGCATCCAGATTAACGAAACAAACGACAAAAGGTTAATACTTACAAGCCCTTTGGGTGTAAAGTTGGACCAATAACAAGAGCATTCTCTGTCACATCCTTTTGGGTACTCTTAGAACCTTTCGGACCTGCATTACTCATCGAGCAATGTTTAACAAAAATTTAAATTAGAGAATAAACTATTTTTGTTCATCTTTCATCAGCGTAAGCAAAACAGGTGATATGAACACAATACCTGGGAGTGCAAGAACATTTTAGGTTTCTGTCTGCTCATTGCTACGGTCAGGTTGACGTGGTGGCTGACTCACAGGATCCATACCTCCAAAGGCAACTTTCATCTGCACAAGAAAATACCTGAAAATCAATATTTATATACACAACTCACAGAACTCGGGTTGATCAATGAAAACATAGAGTTTAGGCAAATTAAGAGTTTAACTATAAAGTTTAACTTAAAGTTCAAAGCTAATAAACATGTTCAATTAGCATAAACTCTCAGTTTAATCAGTGAAAGACAAAAACTTTATGCAAATTAAACATGTTAATTAGTTTACATAAACTACAAAAAATGGAACTTCAAGTTCGAAGCTTTAAGCAAAAGCAAATATGGGTTTTATATTTACCTTATGGCTGAGATGAATTTTCCTGCTGCAATAAAAAAAATAGAGAAGAATTTCTATGATCAGTTCAAAAAATTGAGGATTGGAGAGAAGAAATTTGGGAACGGAGACGAATTTTGTTGCTCGTGGGGAAGGAGATTGCATCCAAGATGGGTTTGGGATGTGGATTTCATCTGTTCTTTGAAGAGGAAGCACCGAAACCTACATTAAGATACAAAACTTGAAGGACTTTGTTTTTTCAGATCTGTTGTTTAGGGAAAGTGAATTGAGAGAGAGAGAGAGATAACCTGAGGAGCAAACATGAAAGGAGATTGAGAGAGAGGCGAGTGTTGGGTTCAGATTCGAATGCAGAGGAGAGAGAGAGCCGTTCTCAGGAGGAGTATGGATTCCGGAAGAACAAAGTGACGATGAGTAAAGACATGTGATGGAGAAGGAGAGATGGTGAGATGGTGAGATTGAGATTAGGATTTTGTATTGAAAGGAGGAGGAATGGAAAGATGTAGAGAGAAGAGACTCCTGAAGATAATAGATCTGATATAAGAAAGAAAAAAATTTGAGAGTAAATCTGAAAAGTTTGGAAGGGAGAGTAAAATAATTTTAGCTAAGTCTTTAGCCGGGAAATGAAATTTTTTTCCGCGTAACTTAAACACAGCGTTTCAGTGATATTTATGCTATTTAAATCAAAGTTTTTAGAATTTGAAAATACAAAGATAACATTGGTATTTTGAAACGCTATCTTAAACTGAATGTTGTATCAATTATAACATTCACATACAAAACACTATCTTTACCTATTTTCCTTGTAGTGAGATGAACAACGAAGCGGAGAGGGAGAAAGAAATACAGTGGGAGACCACCGGCGACCGCCTCGAAAGGACACGGCGGCCACCGGAGGAGAGCGGTATTGATTAGGTTTCTAGGTTTTCTAGTGAGAGGTGAGAGAAATAAACGAAGAGAGAGAGAGAGGCTGACGAAGTGAAATGGTTTTGGGATAAAGAAAAAGGTTTGGTTTGCCGTATGTTGAAATGTTGATGAGTTTGGACCATAGAGATGTCACTTCTATGCGTAATACGTCTGCAATATAAGGTTAAGTTTTAATTGATCATCTGGTCTTCCAATTTATTGTTTTTAACAGTTAGAACTTAAAACCAAATTATATGGAAGATTGGAAACTCTACTGTTGACAAATATTACTATTTCAGAAATAAAAAATAATGTATAATAATTTTTACTCTGTCACAGAACTCCATTATTAATTCCCATAAAATATAATATATATGATGCTATGAATATGATTTACAAACCTTGAAATTAACCACGATTGACCAAGGTTGTCTAACGTACTGCATTGACTTTGTCACTTTCACACCTAAACGAATGTTTTTCTTTGTTATTATGTTAACACACCTAGAGTTCGTACGTACGTAACGACAATCGGTTGGTACAAAATATAAATTATAAATTCTATCAGCTGACGAACTACATTACACAATCGAGAGATAATCCTTTAGTTTGTCAAAGTTTATACTACTTT is a genomic window containing:
- the LOC106302009 gene encoding 1-aminocyclopropane-1-carboxylate oxidase-like isoform X3, with protein sequence METSLVLPIVDISSPDKITTARLIRRACVEHGFFYVKNHGIPEELMEGVFRESKRFFNLPLEDKMDSLHRDFLGYTPLYAEKLDTSLTTIGDSKESFFLGSSEGVRGQRYPNQWPSENLLPSWRQTMECYYKNVMSVGRKLLGLVALALDLDEDFFIKIGALNDPAAVVRLIRYPGEVISSDVETYGASAHSDYGTVTLLLTDEVPGLQVCRDKSKQPRIWEDVPRLRGAFIVNIGDLMERWTNGLFRSTLHRVMPVGKERYSVAFFLDPNPDCNVECLKTCCSETSPARYLRKLYRGHDGFLCYHSQKQLLRLVAVVGVLQQLLKLF
- the LOC106302009 gene encoding 1-aminocyclopropane-1-carboxylate oxidase-like isoform X2, giving the protein METSLVLPIVDISSPDKITTARLIRRACVEHGFFYVKNHGIPEELMEGVFRESKRFFNLPLEDKMDSLHRDFLGYTPLYAEKLDTSLTTIGDSKESFFLGSSEGVRGQRYPNQWPSENLLPSWRQTMECYYKNVIKLLGLVALALDLDEDFFIKIGALNDPAAVVRLIRYPGEVISSDVETYGASAHSDYGTVTLLLTDEVPGLQVCRDKSKQPRIWEDVPRLRGAFIVNIGDLMERWTNGLFRSTLHRVMPVGKERYSVAFFLDPNPDCNVECLKTCCSETSPARYLRKLYRGHDGFLCYHSQKQLLRFPPILAGDYIKERFRITYAT
- the LOC106302009 gene encoding 1-aminocyclopropane-1-carboxylate oxidase-like isoform X1: METSLVLPIVDISSPDKITTARLIRRACVEHGFFYVKNHGIPEELMEGVFRESKRFFNLPLEDKMDSLHRDFLGYTPLYAEKLDTSLTTIGDSKESFFLGSSEGVRGQRYPNQWPSENLLPSWRQTMECYYKNVMSVGRKLLGLVALALDLDEDFFIKIGALNDPAAVVRLIRYPGEVISSDVETYGASAHSDYGTVTLLLTDEVPGLQVCRDKSKQPRIWEDVPRLRGAFIVNIGDLMERWTNGLFRSTLHRVMPVGKERYSVAFFLDPNPDCNVECLKTCCSETSPARYLRKLYRGHDGFLCYHSQKQLLRFPPILAGDYIKERFRITYAT
- the LOC106302009 gene encoding UPF0676 protein C1494.01-like isoform X5 is translated as METSLVLPIVDISSPDKITTARLIRRACVEHGFFYVKNHGIPEELMEGVFRESKRFFNLPLEDKMDSLHRDFLGYTPLYAEKLDTSLTTIGDSKESFFLGSSEGVRGQRYPNQWPSENLLPSWRQTMECYYKNVIKLLGLVALALDLDEDFFIKIGALNDPAAVVRLIRYPGEVISSDVETYGASAHSDYGTVTLLLTDEVPGLQVCRDKSKQPRIWEDVPRLRGAFIVNIGDLMERWTNGLFRSTLHRVMPVGKERYSVAFFLDPNPDCNVECLKTCCSETSPARFPPILAGDYIKERFRITYAT
- the LOC106302009 gene encoding 1-aminocyclopropane-1-carboxylate oxidase-like isoform X4, whose product is METSLVLPIVDISSPDKITTARLIRRACVEHGFFYVKNHGIPEELMEGVFRESKRFFNLPLEDKMDSLHRDFLGYTPLYAEKLDTSLTTIGDSKESFFLGSSEGVRGQRYPNQWPSENLLPSWRQTMECYYKNVMSVGRKLLGLVALALDLDEDFFIKIGALNDPAAVVRLIRYPGEVISSDVETYGASAHSDYGTVTLLLTDEVPGLQVCRDKSKQPRIWEDVPRLRGAFIVNIGDLMERWTNGLFRSTLHRVMPVGKERYSVAFFLDPNPDCNVECLKTCCSETSPARFPPILAGDYIKERFRITYAT